A region of Nocardioides sp. JS614 DNA encodes the following proteins:
- a CDS encoding FAS1-like dehydratase domain-containing protein: MPVDQSLVGRVFPPTRPYAVTEEHVRSFVAATGGAYDGGPAPTTYPIVLAFEAMNAFLEAEAIELHRIVHGEQRFAYERPVVPGDVLTATLTVSSLRQIAGNDIIGTTSEVTDEAGALVCSTSATLVHRGAGA, from the coding sequence ATGCCTGTCGACCAGTCGCTCGTCGGCCGGGTGTTCCCACCCACCCGACCCTATGCGGTCACCGAGGAGCACGTCCGGAGCTTCGTGGCCGCCACCGGCGGCGCGTACGACGGCGGCCCGGCGCCCACGACGTACCCGATCGTCCTCGCGTTCGAGGCGATGAACGCCTTCCTCGAGGCGGAGGCGATCGAGCTGCACCGGATCGTGCACGGCGAGCAGCGGTTCGCCTACGAGCGCCCGGTCGTCCCCGGGGACGTGCTCACCGCGACACTGACCGTGAGCAGCCTGCGCCAGATCGCCGGCAACGACATCATCGGCACCACCAGCGAGGTCACCGACGAGGCGGGCGCGCTGGTCTGCTCGACCAGCGCCACCCTGGTGCATCGGGGGGCCGGGGCATGA
- a CDS encoding thioesterase family protein, with protein MIEKSAEPVAFYRHSDRFAGPSDGPVEAFESLPTTAGPWSPDAQHGGPPAALLARAIERLPAAGGGRVGRFTMELLGPVPVGPVAVSARVVRPGRSVQLAAAELHDVARGRVAATAAAWLFPRTAGPGAGPAPLPHTPADGVAHPRPEAWHGGYLDAIEWRWVSGGLEVPGRGVVWMRPPALVEGEPISPVQRLLACVDSASGASAALDVREWGFLNTELTVHVLREPAGEWVCLDAETTLSDGSVGVATSATYDERGLVARSAQALLVVPRSVSP; from the coding sequence GTGATCGAAAAATCGGCTGAGCCGGTCGCTTTCTACCGGCACAGCGACCGTTTCGCGGGTCCGTCCGACGGGCCGGTCGAGGCCTTCGAGTCGCTGCCGACGACCGCCGGGCCGTGGTCCCCCGACGCCCAGCACGGCGGCCCGCCCGCGGCGCTGCTGGCGCGCGCGATCGAGCGGCTCCCGGCCGCCGGGGGCGGTCGGGTCGGCCGGTTCACGATGGAGCTGCTCGGGCCGGTGCCGGTCGGGCCGGTGGCGGTCTCGGCGCGCGTGGTGCGGCCGGGGCGGTCGGTGCAGCTCGCGGCCGCCGAGCTCCACGACGTGGCCCGGGGCCGGGTCGCCGCCACCGCGGCGGCCTGGTTGTTCCCCCGGACCGCAGGACCGGGTGCCGGCCCGGCCCCGCTGCCGCACACGCCGGCCGACGGCGTCGCACACCCCCGGCCGGAGGCCTGGCACGGCGGCTACCTCGACGCGATCGAGTGGCGATGGGTGAGCGGCGGGCTCGAGGTCCCCGGCCGCGGGGTGGTGTGGATGCGGCCGCCGGCACTGGTCGAGGGCGAGCCGATCAGCCCGGTGCAGCGACTGCTGGCGTGCGTCGACTCGGCCTCCGGCGCGAGCGCCGCCCTCGACGTGCGCGAGTGGGGGTTCTTGAACACCGAGCTGACCGTGCACGTGCTGCGCGAGCCGGCGGGCGAGTGGGTGTGCCTGGACGCGGAGACCACCCTGTCCGACGGGTCGGTCGGGGTCGCCACCTCCGCGACGTACGACGAGCGCGGCCTGGTCGCCCGGTCGGCGCAGGCGCTGCTCGTCGTACCGCGCTCGGTCAGTCCGTGA
- a CDS encoding ROK family protein, with the protein MTQLVENRETAAPATAGELLELVRTGRASTRSQLRALTGLSRTAVTARVGSLTSAGLLLLGEELASTGGRPPGALVFNKDAGTVLAAAIGRSRSQLAVLDLDGQELSADSRDHEVGVGPDELMADVVDRFRGLLAGVEPPVLGIGLSLPGTLDQARGVSIGSPVMSGWDGVPLAPYFADLAQAPLFVGNDADVLARSELLGGAGDLGDVLVVKASTGLGLGIIAGGRVLSGHLGAAGEIGHTKVDAAGELPCRCGAAGCLETIAGGWSLVAKMAEGGHPVGHVRELVALALQGDSAARGLLRDSGRELGDLLAVAINLLNPAAVVIGGDMGAAFDFYLAGVRESVYRRAAPLATRDLQFLPATHGARAGVVGCAALALDHVLSPVAIDSRLATQA; encoded by the coding sequence GTGACCCAGTTGGTCGAGAACCGCGAGACGGCCGCGCCGGCCACCGCCGGGGAGCTGCTCGAGCTCGTGCGCACCGGACGGGCCAGCACCCGCTCCCAGCTGCGTGCCCTCACCGGGCTGTCGCGGACCGCCGTCACGGCGCGGGTCGGCTCGCTGACCTCCGCCGGGCTCCTGCTGCTCGGCGAGGAGCTCGCCTCGACCGGCGGCCGGCCTCCGGGCGCCCTGGTCTTCAACAAGGACGCGGGCACCGTCCTCGCGGCCGCGATCGGTCGGTCCCGGAGCCAGCTGGCGGTGCTCGACCTCGACGGCCAGGAGCTCTCGGCAGACTCGCGCGACCACGAGGTCGGGGTCGGCCCGGACGAGCTGATGGCCGATGTCGTCGACCGGTTCCGAGGCCTGCTCGCGGGTGTCGAGCCACCGGTCCTCGGCATCGGGCTCAGCCTGCCCGGCACCCTCGACCAGGCCCGAGGCGTGAGCATCGGCTCCCCGGTCATGTCCGGGTGGGACGGGGTGCCGCTGGCGCCGTACTTCGCCGATCTCGCGCAGGCACCGCTCTTCGTGGGCAACGACGCCGACGTCTTGGCCCGCTCCGAGCTGCTGGGCGGTGCGGGTGACCTCGGCGACGTACTGGTCGTGAAGGCCTCCACCGGACTCGGCCTCGGCATCATCGCCGGAGGCCGGGTGCTCAGCGGGCATCTCGGGGCCGCGGGCGAGATCGGGCACACCAAGGTCGACGCCGCCGGCGAACTGCCCTGCCGCTGCGGCGCGGCCGGCTGCCTGGAGACGATCGCTGGCGGCTGGTCGCTGGTGGCCAAGATGGCCGAAGGCGGGCATCCGGTCGGCCACGTGCGCGAGCTGGTCGCCCTCGCCCTCCAGGGCGACTCCGCCGCCCGGGGCCTGCTGCGCGACAGCGGCCGCGAGCTCGGTGACCTGCTCGCCGTGGCGATCAACCTGCTCAACCCGGCCGCGGTCGTCATCGGCGGCGACATGGGCGCGGCCTTCGACTTCTACCTCGCGGGGGTGCGCGAGAGCGTCTACCGCCGGGCCGCGCCGCTGGCGACCCGCGACCTGCAGTTCCTGCCGGCCACCCACGGCGCCCGGGCCGGAGTCGTCGGCTGCGCGGCACTGGCTCTCGACCACGTGCTGAGCCCGGTCGCCATCGACAGTCGGCTGGCCACCCAGGCCTGA
- a CDS encoding MaoC/PaaZ C-terminal domain-containing protein, whose product MSAGSLPARTFTVTRADLVAYAEASGDHNPIHQDEAVARSVGLPGVIAHGMYTMALAARAVSEWFPGAQVVSLGCKFTNPVVVPASGGVDVEVAGEAEEADGVTTVKLTVTCAGQKVLGMPKAVLRA is encoded by the coding sequence ATGAGTGCCGGGAGCCTGCCGGCCCGGACCTTCACCGTCACCCGCGCCGACCTGGTCGCGTACGCCGAGGCGAGCGGCGACCACAACCCGATCCACCAGGACGAGGCGGTGGCCCGCAGCGTCGGGCTGCCGGGGGTGATCGCCCACGGCATGTACACGATGGCGCTCGCCGCCCGGGCCGTGTCCGAATGGTTCCCGGGTGCGCAGGTGGTCAGCCTGGGCTGCAAGTTCACCAACCCGGTCGTGGTGCCGGCTTCGGGCGGCGTCGACGTCGAGGTCGCCGGGGAAGCCGAGGAGGCCGACGGCGTGACGACCGTGAAGCTGACGGTCACCTGCGCGGGCCAGAAGGTCCTGGGCATGCCGAAGGCCGTCCTCCGTGCCTGA
- a CDS encoding DUF4190 domain-containing protein, whose protein sequence is MSDPNQPGEPQQPYQQPYQQPYGAGQYQQPYQPGPGQPPYHWAPKPPEHPSATTAMVLGIIGLVGILLCGGVTLVVSPFAWAIGSRALREIDAEPGRYSGREMASAGRVMGIVGTGLLALAVVIVLAFIALFVGVATTSP, encoded by the coding sequence ATGAGCGACCCGAACCAGCCCGGCGAGCCGCAGCAGCCCTACCAGCAGCCCTACCAGCAGCCCTACGGCGCGGGGCAGTACCAGCAGCCCTACCAGCCCGGGCCGGGACAGCCGCCGTACCACTGGGCGCCCAAGCCGCCGGAGCACCCGTCGGCCACGACCGCGATGGTGCTCGGCATCATCGGCCTGGTCGGCATCCTCCTCTGCGGAGGCGTCACGCTCGTGGTGTCGCCGTTCGCCTGGGCGATCGGCAGCCGCGCGCTGCGGGAGATCGACGCCGAGCCCGGCCGCTACAGCGGCCGGGAGATGGCCTCCGCCGGCCGGGTGATGGGCATCGTCGGCACCGGCCTGCTGGCCCTCGCGGTCGTGATCGTGCTCGCCTTCATCGCCCTCTTCGTCGGGGTCGCGACCACGAGCCCGTAG
- a CDS encoding pirin family protein, which translates to MSNLEDRPDEVDGACAVTSGIEIMTPRDVPLGGPRAMRVRRTLPQRQRSLIGAWCFVDHYGPDRVADTGGMSVAPHPHTGLQTVSWLFTGEVEHRDSAGNHAMVRPGEVNLMTAGRGISHSEVSPAATETLHGAQLWVALPDADRFTDPGFAHHAPPAVTGDGWTARVFLGSLLGDSSPVPTYTPLLGAELLLGPGTTLTLDVDETFEHGVLADTGVLSVAGVETKQNDLAYVPPGRSTLTLTAYDEPVRLLLLGGPPFPESIVMWWNFVGRSHDEIVAFREEWQAQVLDPDGAERAPAEAGGRREDGGAYARVVRDSQLVREGRFGVVVGDHLPPIPAPPLPNVRLRPRT; encoded by the coding sequence ATGAGCAACCTCGAGGACCGGCCCGACGAGGTCGACGGCGCGTGTGCGGTGACCTCGGGCATCGAGATCATGACGCCGCGCGACGTGCCGCTCGGCGGGCCCCGCGCGATGCGGGTGCGGCGTACCCTCCCGCAGCGCCAGCGCTCGCTGATCGGCGCCTGGTGCTTCGTCGACCACTACGGACCCGACCGGGTCGCCGACACCGGCGGCATGTCGGTCGCGCCGCACCCGCACACCGGGCTGCAGACGGTGAGCTGGCTGTTCACCGGCGAGGTCGAGCACCGCGACAGCGCGGGCAACCACGCGATGGTCCGGCCCGGAGAGGTCAACCTGATGACCGCCGGCCGCGGGATCAGCCACTCGGAGGTCTCGCCGGCCGCGACGGAGACGTTGCACGGCGCCCAGCTGTGGGTGGCCCTGCCCGACGCGGACCGCTTCACCGACCCCGGGTTCGCCCACCACGCGCCCCCCGCGGTGACCGGGGACGGCTGGACCGCGCGGGTGTTCCTCGGGTCGCTGCTCGGCGACAGCTCGCCGGTCCCGACGTACACCCCGCTGCTGGGCGCCGAGCTGCTGCTCGGGCCGGGCACGACCCTGACGCTCGACGTGGACGAGACCTTCGAGCACGGCGTCCTCGCGGACACCGGCGTGCTCTCCGTCGCGGGCGTCGAGACCAAGCAGAACGACCTCGCCTACGTCCCGCCGGGCCGTTCGACGTTGACCCTGACGGCGTACGACGAGCCGGTCCGGCTGCTGCTCCTCGGCGGGCCGCCGTTCCCCGAGAGCATCGTGATGTGGTGGAACTTCGTGGGCCGCAGCCACGACGAGATCGTGGCGTTCCGCGAGGAGTGGCAGGCCCAGGTCCTCGACCCGGACGGCGCCGAGCGGGCGCCGGCCGAGGCGGGTGGCCGGCGCGAGGACGGCGGCGCGTACGCCCGCGTGGTCCGAGACTCCCAGCTGGTCCGGGAGGGCCGGTTCGGCGTCGTCGTCGGTGACCACCTGCCGCCGATCCCCGCGCCGCCGCTGCCCAACGTCCGGCTCCGCCCGCGCACCTGA
- a CDS encoding amidase: MTRVHAFGDDALGTLDAVGLVEAIQEGRVSIREVVDAAIARTERLQPELGALAYVAYDRARAEARDPRGGYFAGVPTFVKDNVDVARMPTQQGCDAYRARPVKHDGDFARMFLATGLVPLGKTQLSEFGFSPSAEHPRLGPVRSPWDTARTAGASSAGTAALVAAGAVPIAHGNDGGGSIRIPAAVNGLVGLKPTRDRLAQDRLTRRMPVRIVADGVLTRSVRDTAAFLREAEHVYRALSLPPIGDVTRPGRARLRIAVHTGGIGRTASPEVVDLTLKTARLLEELGHEVEQVVHPAPATVPEDFLLYWSMLAMTIVGAGRRHLGTSWDRTRLDNLTLGLDRHCRRRLHRLPGAIARLRRLSRVSADFHRRYDVALTPTLAQATPLIGHLDPTNDFDTVMERILEWVAFTPWQNATGDPAVSLPLATTSTGMPQGMMLSAGAGRESTLLELAYELEEAAPWPRITD, translated from the coding sequence GTGACCCGAGTACACGCCTTCGGCGACGACGCCCTCGGCACCCTCGACGCGGTCGGGCTCGTCGAGGCCATCCAGGAGGGCCGGGTGTCGATCCGCGAGGTGGTCGACGCCGCGATCGCCCGCACCGAGCGGCTCCAGCCCGAGCTCGGCGCGCTCGCCTACGTCGCCTACGACCGGGCCCGGGCCGAGGCCCGGGACCCGCGCGGCGGCTACTTCGCCGGGGTGCCGACCTTCGTCAAGGACAACGTCGACGTCGCGCGGATGCCTACCCAGCAGGGCTGTGACGCCTACCGCGCCCGACCGGTCAAGCACGACGGTGACTTCGCCCGGATGTTCCTGGCCACCGGGCTGGTGCCGCTCGGCAAGACCCAGCTCTCCGAGTTCGGCTTCAGCCCCTCCGCCGAGCACCCCCGCCTCGGGCCGGTGCGCTCGCCGTGGGACACCGCCCGCACCGCCGGCGCCTCGTCGGCGGGTACGGCGGCGCTGGTGGCCGCCGGCGCCGTACCGATCGCCCACGGCAACGACGGCGGCGGCTCGATCCGGATCCCTGCGGCCGTCAACGGGCTGGTCGGGCTCAAGCCGACGCGCGACCGGCTGGCCCAGGACCGGCTGACCCGGCGGATGCCGGTGCGGATCGTGGCCGACGGCGTGCTCACCCGCTCGGTGCGCGACACCGCGGCCTTCCTGCGCGAGGCCGAGCACGTGTACCGCGCCCTGTCGCTGCCCCCGATCGGCGATGTCACCAGGCCGGGCCGGGCCCGGCTGCGGATCGCGGTGCACACCGGCGGGATCGGCCGCACCGCCTCCCCCGAGGTCGTCGACCTGACCCTCAAGACCGCCCGGCTCCTGGAGGAGCTGGGCCACGAGGTCGAGCAGGTCGTGCACCCCGCGCCGGCGACGGTGCCCGAGGACTTCCTGCTCTACTGGTCGATGCTGGCGATGACGATCGTGGGTGCCGGCCGCCGGCACCTCGGCACGTCGTGGGACCGCACCCGGCTCGACAACCTCACCCTCGGGCTGGACCGCCACTGCCGGCGGCGCCTCCACCGGCTGCCCGGGGCGATCGCCCGGCTGCGCCGGCTGTCCCGGGTCTCCGCCGACTTCCACCGCCGCTACGACGTCGCGCTCACCCCGACGCTCGCGCAGGCGACCCCGCTGATCGGGCACCTCGACCCGACCAACGACTTCGACACCGTGATGGAGCGGATCCTCGAGTGGGTGGCGTTCACGCCATGGCAGAACGCGACCGGCGACCCCGCGGTGTCGCTGCCGCTCGCGACCACCTCGACCGGGATGCCGCAGGGGATGATGCTCTCCGCCGGAGCCGGCCGCGAGTCGACGCTCCTCGAGCTCGCCTACGAGCTCGAGGAGGCGGCGCCCTGGCCGCGGATCACGGACTGA
- the rpmG gene encoding 50S ribosomal protein L33 translates to MASKTSDVRPKITLACVECKERNYITKKNRRNDPDRMELSKFCPRCRKHTAHRETR, encoded by the coding sequence GTGGCCAGCAAGACCTCCGACGTTCGCCCCAAGATCACCCTCGCCTGCGTGGAGTGCAAGGAGCGCAACTACATCACGAAGAAGAACCGGCGCAACGACCCGGACCGGATGGAGCTCTCGAAGTTCTGCCCGCGCTGCCGCAAGCACACCGCGCACCGCGAGACCCGCTGA
- a CDS encoding DNA-3-methyladenine glycosylase I, with protein sequence MGPVTAEDGVARCPWAGGPGVMRDYHDTEWGERVHGEAAYLERLTLEAFQSGLSWSTILNKRPAFREVFRGFDADAIAAFDAADVERLMQEPRIVRNRLKIEAALTNARATVALREAEGLEALVLSFAPDDPPAWRDTAEMATTSAESVALSKALKKRGFAFVGPTTMYALMEAIGVFDPHLVGCFRRGCPRGRLPR encoded by the coding sequence ATGGGACCGGTGACCGCAGAGGACGGCGTCGCGCGCTGCCCGTGGGCCGGCGGGCCCGGCGTGATGCGCGACTACCACGACACCGAGTGGGGCGAGCGGGTGCACGGGGAGGCGGCGTACCTCGAGCGGCTGACCCTCGAGGCGTTCCAGTCGGGCCTGTCCTGGTCGACGATCCTCAACAAGCGCCCGGCGTTCCGCGAGGTGTTCCGGGGCTTCGACGCCGACGCGATCGCGGCGTTCGACGCCGCCGACGTCGAGCGACTCATGCAGGAGCCGCGGATCGTCCGCAACCGGCTGAAGATCGAGGCGGCCCTCACCAACGCTCGCGCGACCGTCGCGCTGCGCGAGGCCGAGGGCCTCGAGGCGTTGGTGCTCTCGTTCGCGCCCGACGACCCGCCCGCCTGGCGCGACACCGCCGAGATGGCGACGACGTCCGCCGAGTCGGTCGCGCTGTCCAAGGCGCTGAAGAAGCGCGGCTTCGCGTTCGTGGGCCCGACCACCATGTACGCCCTCATGGAGGCCATCGGCGTCTTCGACCCCCACCTGGTCGGCTGCTTCCGGCGGGGCTGCCCGCGGGGTCGGCTTCCCCGGTGA
- a CDS encoding UDP-N-acetylmuramate dehydrogenase: MPDLADHTTLRLGGPAGRWVRATSEDELVAAVSEADGAGEPVLVLGGGSNLVVSDDGFPGTVVEVATRGVVPDVEDGASCGGVLVTVAAGETWDDLVALAVEREWSGIEALSGIPGSVGATPIQNVGAYGQEVAQTIASVRVWDRTLRGVRTFAGADCGFGYRTSRFKQDPGRHVVLSVTFQFRQGSLGAPVSYAELARAVGVEVGQRAPSAQVRRAVLSLRSGKGMVLDPADHDTWSAGSFFTNPVVPADAVPDGAPAWPQPDGRVKTSAAWLIEQAGFGKGYGAGPARLSGKHTLALTNRGSATTADLLQLAREVRDGVEARFGIRLVNEPVLVGCEL; this comes from the coding sequence GTGCCTGATCTCGCCGACCACACGACGCTGCGGCTCGGCGGTCCGGCCGGCCGCTGGGTGCGCGCCACCTCCGAGGACGAGCTCGTCGCGGCGGTGAGCGAGGCCGACGGCGCCGGCGAGCCCGTGCTGGTGCTCGGCGGCGGGAGCAACCTCGTCGTGTCCGACGACGGCTTCCCGGGCACCGTCGTCGAGGTCGCCACGCGCGGCGTCGTACCCGACGTCGAGGACGGCGCCTCCTGCGGCGGGGTCCTGGTCACGGTCGCAGCCGGCGAGACGTGGGACGACCTGGTCGCACTCGCCGTCGAGCGGGAGTGGTCCGGGATCGAGGCGCTGTCCGGCATTCCCGGATCCGTGGGCGCCACGCCGATCCAGAACGTCGGCGCCTACGGCCAGGAGGTCGCCCAGACGATCGCCAGCGTCCGGGTCTGGGACCGGACGCTGCGCGGGGTCCGCACGTTCGCCGGCGCCGACTGCGGCTTCGGCTACCGCACCTCCCGGTTCAAGCAGGACCCCGGGCGGCACGTCGTGCTGTCGGTGACGTTCCAGTTCCGCCAGGGCTCGCTCGGAGCGCCGGTGAGCTACGCCGAGCTGGCCCGCGCCGTGGGTGTGGAGGTCGGTCAGCGGGCCCCGTCGGCGCAGGTGCGCCGGGCGGTCCTCTCCCTGCGGTCCGGCAAGGGCATGGTCCTCGACCCGGCCGACCACGACACCTGGAGTGCCGGGTCGTTCTTCACCAACCCGGTCGTCCCCGCGGACGCCGTACCGGACGGAGCGCCGGCGTGGCCCCAGCCCGACGGCCGGGTGAAGACCAGCGCCGCCTGGCTGATCGAGCAGGCCGGCTTCGGCAAGGGGTACGGCGCGGGCCCGGCGAGGCTGTCCGGGAAGCACACACTGGCGCTGACGAACCGCGGCAGCGCGACGACCGCGGACCTGCTGCAACTCGCGCGCGAGGTGCGCGACGGGGTCGAGGCGCGGTTCGGGATCCGGCTGGTCAACGAGCCGGTGCTGGTCGGTTGTGAGCTCTGA
- a CDS encoding FdhF/YdeP family oxidoreductase produces the protein MGRRPPHRDIDERELDVDPPKRTAAGVPAVAVAMKRAVEQMGVRRTAQTLLKLNQADGFDCQGCAWPDPDPSHRATAEFCENGAKAVTEEATRRHLHRGFFAAHPLTELRERSDYWLGQQGRITEPMVLREGGTHYEPIGWDEAFATIARHLQALESPDQAIFYTSGKTSNEAAFAYQLFVRAFGTNNLPDCSNMCHESTSVALAEVIGIGKASVTIRDVLEADLIVIAGQNPGTNHPRMLTALEGAKRNGARIIAVNPLKEAGLVRFKNPQRPRGIVGHGTELADLHLPLRINGDLALFQAIGALLLEWGCVDHEFVDRHTWGFEAWAEHLRTLDWDVVRRSTGLTREQIEEAARMFRDSRATVICWAMGITQHRNAVATVKEFANVAFLQGNIGRPGAGLFPVRGHSNVQGDRTMGIWERPPGHFLDKLRDEFGFEPPREHGFDSVAAIKALRDGDAKVFFGLGGNFVSAAPDTEVTEEAFRRAALTVHVSTKLNRSHVVHGREALILPALGRSEKDLTGGRVQRVTVEDSTCSVHASQGPLEPASPYLRSEVDIVCSLAQAVLGDRYGLPWQEFRADYTEIRRRIARVVPGCAAYDEKVDRPGGFVLPHPPRDSRTFPTEKDRAIFTVSPTTVLEVPEGRLLLQTLRSHDQFNTTIYGLDDRYRGISGGRRVVFVHADDIAALGLEEGEHVDLVSEWEDGSQRRAPSFRVVAYDTPRGCAAAYYPETNPLVPLDSTAEGSNCPTSKSVVVRLDRADGGPQGVTAGSDVGTITPAGRGDEGKRHVEPEHLS, from the coding sequence ATGGGCAGGAGACCTCCGCACCGAGACATCGACGAGCGCGAGCTGGACGTAGACCCGCCCAAGCGCACGGCCGCAGGGGTGCCGGCGGTCGCGGTCGCGATGAAGCGGGCGGTCGAGCAGATGGGGGTCCGGCGTACGGCGCAGACGCTGCTCAAGCTCAACCAGGCGGACGGCTTCGACTGCCAGGGCTGCGCGTGGCCCGACCCGGACCCGAGTCATCGGGCGACGGCGGAGTTCTGCGAGAACGGCGCCAAGGCCGTGACCGAGGAGGCGACCAGGCGACACCTGCACCGCGGCTTCTTCGCCGCCCACCCGCTCACCGAGCTGCGGGAGCGGTCCGACTACTGGCTGGGCCAGCAGGGCCGGATCACCGAGCCGATGGTGCTGCGCGAGGGCGGCACCCACTACGAGCCGATCGGCTGGGACGAGGCGTTCGCGACCATCGCCCGGCACCTGCAGGCGCTGGAATCCCCGGACCAGGCGATCTTCTACACCTCCGGCAAGACCTCCAACGAGGCGGCGTTCGCCTACCAGCTCTTCGTCCGCGCCTTCGGCACCAACAACCTGCCCGACTGCTCGAACATGTGCCACGAGTCGACCTCGGTCGCGCTCGCGGAGGTGATCGGCATCGGCAAGGCGTCGGTCACCATCCGCGACGTGCTCGAGGCCGACCTGATCGTGATCGCCGGGCAGAACCCGGGCACCAACCACCCGCGGATGCTCACCGCCCTCGAGGGCGCGAAGCGCAACGGCGCCCGGATCATCGCGGTCAACCCGCTCAAGGAGGCGGGCCTGGTCCGGTTCAAGAACCCGCAGCGACCGCGCGGCATCGTCGGCCACGGCACCGAGCTCGCCGACCTGCACCTGCCGCTGCGGATCAACGGCGACCTCGCGCTGTTCCAGGCGATCGGCGCGCTGCTGCTGGAGTGGGGCTGCGTCGACCACGAGTTCGTCGACCGCCACACCTGGGGCTTCGAGGCCTGGGCCGAGCACCTGCGCACGCTGGACTGGGACGTTGTCCGCCGGTCCACCGGGCTGACGCGCGAGCAGATCGAAGAAGCCGCGCGGATGTTCCGCGACTCGCGCGCGACGGTGATCTGCTGGGCGATGGGGATCACGCAGCACCGCAACGCGGTCGCGACCGTCAAGGAGTTCGCGAACGTCGCGTTCCTCCAGGGCAACATCGGCAGGCCCGGCGCCGGGCTGTTCCCGGTGCGCGGCCACTCCAACGTCCAGGGCGACCGCACCATGGGGATCTGGGAGCGCCCGCCCGGCCACTTCCTCGACAAGCTGCGCGACGAGTTCGGGTTCGAGCCGCCGCGCGAGCACGGGTTCGACAGCGTGGCCGCGATCAAGGCCCTGCGCGACGGCGACGCCAAGGTGTTCTTCGGCCTCGGCGGCAACTTCGTCTCGGCCGCGCCGGACACCGAGGTCACCGAGGAGGCGTTCCGCCGCGCCGCGCTGACCGTGCACGTGTCGACCAAGCTGAACCGGTCGCACGTCGTGCACGGCCGGGAGGCGCTGATCCTGCCGGCGCTCGGGCGCAGCGAGAAGGACCTCACCGGCGGCCGGGTGCAGCGGGTCACCGTCGAGGACAGCACCTGTTCGGTGCACGCCTCGCAGGGTCCGCTCGAGCCGGCCTCGCCGTACCTGCGCTCGGAGGTCGACATCGTCTGCTCCCTGGCGCAGGCCGTGCTGGGCGACCGCTACGGCCTGCCCTGGCAGGAGTTCCGCGCCGACTACACCGAGATCCGGCGCCGGATCGCGCGGGTGGTGCCGGGCTGCGCGGCGTACGACGAGAAGGTGGACCGCCCCGGTGGCTTCGTGCTGCCGCACCCGCCGCGGGACAGCCGGACCTTCCCCACCGAGAAGGACCGCGCGATCTTCACGGTCAGCCCCACGACGGTCCTCGAGGTGCCGGAAGGCCGGCTGCTGCTGCAGACCCTGCGCTCCCACGACCAGTTCAACACCACGATCTACGGCCTCGACGACCGCTACCGCGGCATCTCCGGCGGCCGGCGGGTGGTGTTCGTGCACGCCGACGACATCGCCGCCCTCGGGCTCGAGGAGGGCGAGCACGTCGACCTGGTCAGCGAGTGGGAGGACGGCTCGCAGCGCCGGGCGCCGTCGTTCCGCGTGGTCGCCTACGACACCCCGCGCGGCTGCGCGGCGGCGTACTACCCCGAGACGAACCCGCTGGTCCCGCTCGACTCGACGGCCGAGGGCAGCAACTGCCCGACCTCGAAGTCCGTGGTCGTGCGGCTGGACCGGGCCGACGGCGGGCCGCAGGGCGTCACCGCCGGCAGCGACGTCGGCACGATCACCCCGGCCGGACGGGGCGACGAGGGCAAGCGGCACGTGGAGCCGGAGCACCTGAGCTGA